One part of the Arvicanthis niloticus isolate mArvNil1 chromosome 15, mArvNil1.pat.X, whole genome shotgun sequence genome encodes these proteins:
- the Znf775 gene encoding zinc finger protein 775, producing MESSLAGSISGDGLARIKQEEKPEWPLQTVASQAVLPEKDKENIFQQQSGLPSCQTMGRPWALGSQEETGGARRAPLPEQDAPLAARVPGTVPGPLSTSLSAGGAHFVCVDCGKRFSWWSSLKIHQRTHTGEKPYLCGKCGKSFSQKPNLVRHQRHHTGERPFCCPECTRRFSQKQHLLKHQKTHSRPATHSCPECERCFRHQVGLRIHQRAHARNHLGARVNLHEMLRYAAARRWACRLRPGSPRGHPEWVWLGLCRSWWGQNGVRTTTHSRLGPSEQRQFICNDCGKSFTWWSSLNIHQRIHTGERPYACPECGRRFSQKPNLTRHLRNHTGERPHPCLHCGRSFRQKQHLLKHLRTHLPGAQAARCTSCGQSCPSRAALRAHQRVHAAAELLRSQSAVRGGVPGSESQAEVAQSVTVKPQGPQGAKGVLCDQGCETLAVPSEQRQFICNECGKSFSWWSALTIHQRIHTGERPYACPDCGRCFSQKPNLTRHRRNHTGERPYLCTACGRGFRQKQHLLKHQRVHRGAQAPHPGPEEEL from the exons ATGGAGAGCAGCCTGGCTGGTAGTATCTCAG GAGATGGGCTGGCAAGGATCAAGCAGGAGGAGAAGCCAGAGTGGCCGTTACAGACTGTGGCATCTCAGGCCGTGCTTCCGGAGAAGGACAAGGAAAACATATTTCAGCAGCAGAGTGGTCTCCCATCCTGCCAGACCATGGGGCGGCCCTGGGCTCTGGGGTCACAAGAGGAAACTGGGGGTGCACGGCGGGCCCCACTTCCTGAGCAGGATGCACCGCTGGCTGCTCGAGTTCCAGGGACAGTTCCGGGTCCTCTGAGCACCTCACTTTCTGCGGGTGGGGCTCACTTTGTGTGCGTGGATTGTGGGAAGAGGTTCAGCTGGTGGTCATCCCTGAAGATTCACCAGCGCACACACACAGGCGAGAAGCCTTACCTCTGCGGCAAGTGTGGCAAGAGCTTCAGCCAGAAGCCCAACCTGGTGCGCCACCAGCGCCACCATACGGGCGAGAGGCCCTTCTGCTGCCCAGAGTGCACGAGACGCTTCAGTCAGAAACAGCACCTACTCAAGCACCAGAAGACACACTCTCGGCCTGCCACTCACTCGTGTCCAGAATGTGAGCGCTGCTTTCGGCACCAAGTGGGCCTCCGCATCCACCAGCGAGCACATGCCCGAAACCACCTGGGTGCCCGTGTGAACTTACACGAGATGCTCCGGTATGCTGCTGCACGTCGCTGGGCCTGCCGCTTGCGCCCAGGATCACCACGCGGGCACCCCGAGTGGGTCTGGCTGGGGCTCTGCCGGAGTTGGTGGGGTCAAAATGGTGTCCGGACAACAACCCACAGCCGTTTAGGTCCCAGTGAACAGCGCCAGTTCATCTGCAATGATTGCGGCAAGAGCTTCACGTGGTGGTCATCGCTGAACATCCACCAGCGCATCCACACGGGTGAGCGGCCGTATGCATGCCCTGAGTGTGGCCGCCGCTTCAGCCAGAAGCCCAACCTCACAAGGCACCTACGCAACCACACCGGTGAGCGGCCACACCCTTGCTTGCACTGTGGACGCAGCTTCCGCCAGAAGCAGCACCTGCTCAAGCACCTGCGCACGCACCTGCCTGGTGCCCAGGCCGCCAGGTGCACCAGCTGTGGCCAGAGCTGCCCCAGCCGTGCGGCACTGCGAGCCCACCAGCGTGTGCACGCAGCTGCCGAGCTGCTGCGCTCGCAGTCTGCAGTCCGGGGTGGTGTGCCCGGCTCTGAGTCACAAGCTGAGGTTGCCCAGAGTGTGACTGTGAAGCCCCAAGGTCCCCAGGGTGCTAAGGGAGTGCTGTGTGACCAGGGGTGCGAGACCCTGGCTGTGCCCAGCGAGCAGCGCCAGTTCATCTGCAACGAGTGCGGCAAGAGCTTCTCATGGTGGTCAGCGCTCACCATCCACCAGCGCATCCACACGGGCGAGCGGCCCTATGCCTGCCCAGACTGCGGCCGCTGTTTCAGCCAGAAGCCTAATCTCACACGGCACCGGCGCAACCACACAGGCGAGAGACCCTACCTGTGCACAGCCTGTGGCCGCGGCTTCCGTCAAAAGCAGCATCTGCTCAAGCATCAGCGCGTCCATCGTGGAGCTCAGGCACCACACCCTGGCCCAGAGGAAGAGCTGTAA